In Vibrio celticus, one genomic interval encodes:
- a CDS encoding ParA family protein: MGRIVAIANQKGGVGKTTTCINLAASMAATKRKILVVDLDPQGNATMASGVDKYQVEATAYDLLVEDTPFDEVVCRSTSGNYDLIAANGDVTAAEIKLMEVFAREVRLKNALESIRNNYDFIFIDCPPSLNLLTINAMAAADSVLVPMQCEYFALEGLTALMDTISKLAAVVNENLKIEGLLRTMYDPRNRLSNEVSDQLKKHFGSKVYRTVIPRNVRLAEAPSHGKPAMYYDKYSAGAKAYLALAGEMLRREEVPV; this comes from the coding sequence GTGGGTAGAATCGTAGCAATTGCCAACCAGAAGGGTGGCGTAGGAAAAACAACAACTTGCATTAATTTAGCAGCATCAATGGCGGCAACAAAACGCAAGATATTGGTTGTTGACCTCGATCCTCAAGGTAATGCCACTATGGCGAGCGGTGTCGACAAGTATCAAGTTGAAGCAACTGCTTACGATTTGTTGGTTGAAGACACCCCATTTGATGAGGTGGTTTGCCGGAGTACATCTGGCAATTATGACCTCATCGCTGCGAACGGCGATGTTACTGCGGCAGAAATCAAGCTGATGGAAGTGTTTGCTCGTGAAGTTCGTTTAAAAAACGCACTCGAATCCATTCGCAATAACTATGATTTCATCTTTATTGATTGCCCGCCCTCATTAAACCTTCTTACAATCAACGCGATGGCTGCGGCTGACTCCGTATTGGTTCCTATGCAATGTGAATACTTTGCTTTGGAAGGTTTGACTGCATTGATGGATACCATCAGTAAGCTAGCGGCTGTTGTAAACGAGAACCTGAAGATCGAAGGTCTTCTGCGTACTATGTACGATCCTCGCAACCGCTTATCGAACGAAGTATCTGATCAACTCAAAAAACACTTTGGTAGCAAAGTCTACCGAACTGTGATCCCTAGAAATGTGCGTCTGGCAGAAGCCCCGAGTCACGGCAAGCCAGCAATGTACTACGACAAATATTCCGCAGGAGCTAAGGCTTATCTTGCTCTTGCAGGCGAAATGTTGCGTCGTGAAGAAGTCCCAGTATAG
- a CDS encoding F0F1 ATP synthase subunit I: protein MVAALARPGRVLAKQMLLIELSAVILVAIGLGLAVNPDWGFAALIGGGIFVIANAVFCVCAFLFSGARATKLVAASFYAGEALKILITVLLFSIVYMYMQVELVPLKLTYLLVLGINIFAPVLFINNKK from the coding sequence ATGGTAGCGGCGTTAGCAAGACCAGGACGAGTGCTTGCAAAGCAAATGTTATTGATCGAGCTTAGCGCGGTTATATTAGTGGCGATAGGGTTAGGTTTAGCTGTTAATCCTGATTGGGGTTTTGCTGCATTAATCGGTGGCGGTATTTTTGTCATCGCAAATGCAGTTTTTTGTGTGTGTGCTTTCCTATTTAGTGGAGCTCGCGCAACTAAGTTAGTTGCGGCGTCGTTCTATGCAGGCGAAGCGCTAAAAATCCTTATCACAGTTCTACTATTCTCTATTGTCTACATGTATATGCAGGTGGAATTAGTTCCCCTCAAACTGACCTATTTACTGGTTCTAGGTATTAATATCTTTGCGCCAGTGCTTTTCATTAACAATAAAAAATAG
- a CDS encoding ParB/RepB/Spo0J family partition protein, with protein sequence MSKRGLGKGLDALLATSSLAREKQQVASHSQALSADGKLIELAVGCLKPGVYQPRKDIAPEALEELAASIQSQGIIQPIVVRPLAHDQFEIIAGERRWRAARQAGLKQVPCLIKRVEDKAAIAMALIENIQREDLNVIEEAQALERLQNEFELTHQQVADVIGKSRATVSNLLRLNQLENEVKGLVSNKQLEMGHARALLALEGDTQVEAANTAATKKMTVRQTEQLVKKCLKPDVEGESKPEDTEAIELSRRLTEKLQANVSVTRSVSGKSKVTITLDEPHKLEQLIAKLEY encoded by the coding sequence ATGTCTAAGCGTGGTTTAGGAAAAGGGCTAGATGCATTGCTTGCAACTAGCTCATTGGCTCGTGAAAAACAGCAAGTTGCTTCTCATAGTCAGGCGTTGTCGGCTGATGGTAAGCTTATCGAACTGGCTGTTGGTTGCTTGAAGCCTGGTGTATATCAACCGCGTAAGGATATTGCGCCTGAAGCGCTAGAAGAGCTGGCTGCATCAATTCAATCTCAAGGTATTATCCAACCGATCGTAGTTCGCCCACTGGCGCATGACCAGTTCGAGATTATTGCTGGTGAACGACGTTGGAGAGCGGCTCGTCAAGCTGGCCTTAAACAAGTGCCATGCCTGATCAAGAGAGTTGAAGACAAGGCCGCTATCGCGATGGCATTGATTGAGAATATTCAACGTGAAGACCTGAATGTTATCGAAGAAGCACAAGCGCTAGAGCGCCTACAGAACGAATTTGAGCTGACACACCAACAAGTCGCTGATGTTATCGGTAAATCGAGAGCAACGGTGAGTAACTTATTACGTCTAAATCAGCTCGAAAATGAAGTAAAAGGTTTAGTTTCCAATAAACAACTGGAAATGGGGCATGCTCGAGCACTGCTTGCGCTTGAAGGTGATACCCAGGTTGAAGCAGCAAACACTGCGGCAACCAAAAAAATGACCGTGCGTCAAACTGAGCAACTTGTCAAAAAGTGCTTAAAACCAGACGTTGAAGGTGAATCGAAGCCTGAAGACACAGAAGCTATCGAACTTTCACGAAGACTCACGGAAAAATTGCAAGCAAACGTTTCAGTTACTCGTTCTGTTAGCGGTAAGTCAAAAGTGACAATTACTCTTGATGAGCCTCACAAATTAGAGCAACTTATTGCTAAACTAGAGTACTAA
- the atpF gene encoding F0F1 ATP synthase subunit B codes for MNMNATLLGQAIAFSLFVWFCMKYVWPPIMQAIEERQKKIADGLVAAERAAKDLNLAQANASEQMKEAKRTATEVIDQANKRKAQIIDEAREEAQAERQKILAQAEAEIEAERTRARDDLRKQVATLAIAGAEKILERTIDKDVHDDLLNNITAKL; via the coding sequence GTGAATATGAACGCAACTCTGTTAGGTCAAGCAATTGCTTTTTCATTGTTTGTTTGGTTCTGCATGAAATATGTATGGCCACCAATCATGCAAGCAATTGAAGAACGTCAGAAAAAAATTGCTGACGGTCTAGTAGCCGCTGAACGCGCTGCTAAAGACTTGAACCTGGCACAAGCCAACGCTTCTGAGCAAATGAAAGAAGCAAAGCGCACTGCAACTGAGGTTATTGATCAGGCAAACAAACGTAAAGCTCAAATTATTGATGAAGCACGCGAAGAAGCTCAGGCAGAACGCCAGAAAATCTTAGCGCAAGCTGAAGCAGAAATTGAAGCAGAGCGTACACGTGCCCGTGATGACCTGCGCAAACAAGTCGCAACTCTGGCTATAGCTGGTGCTGAGAAAATCCTTGAGCGTACAATCGATAAAGATGTACACGATGATCTTCTTAACAACATTACTGCAAAACTTTAA
- the atpH gene encoding F0F1 ATP synthase subunit delta, producing the protein MSDLTTIARPYAKAAFDFAVDKGELDQWGQMLTFAAEVAQNDDVHNLLSGSMTAEKLAEVFIVICGEQFDEFGQNLIKVMAENGRLMAFPDVCKEFFILKKEYEKEIDVEVTSAVELSEEQRAEISSKLEQRLARKVQLNCSIDETLLSGVIIRAGDLVIDNSARSRLDRLSDALQS; encoded by the coding sequence ATGTCTGATTTGACTACAATCGCACGCCCCTATGCTAAAGCAGCGTTTGACTTTGCGGTAGATAAAGGTGAGCTAGACCAATGGGGTCAGATGCTTACTTTTGCTGCCGAAGTGGCACAAAATGATGATGTTCATAATTTATTAAGCGGTTCTATGACTGCTGAAAAATTAGCTGAAGTATTCATTGTAATTTGTGGCGAACAATTTGATGAATTCGGTCAGAACTTAATTAAAGTGATGGCAGAGAATGGCCGCTTAATGGCTTTTCCTGATGTTTGTAAAGAGTTCTTTATACTCAAAAAAGAGTATGAGAAAGAGATCGACGTTGAAGTAACTTCAGCGGTTGAACTTTCTGAAGAACAACGCGCAGAGATCAGCAGCAAATTGGAACAGCGCTTAGCGCGCAAAGTTCAGCTGAATTGCAGTATAGATGAGACTCTACTTAGTGGAGTTATTATTCGAGCCGGAGACCTAGTCATCGATAACTCAGCGCGCAGTCGTTTAGACCGCCTGAGCGATGCATTGCAGTCTTAA
- the atpE gene encoding F0F1 ATP synthase subunit C has protein sequence METVLSFSAIAVAIIVGLCAVGTAIGFAILGGKFLEGAARQPEMAPMLQVKMFIIAGLLDAVPMIGIVIALLFTFANPFVGQLAG, from the coding sequence ATGGAAACTGTACTAAGTTTTTCAGCAATCGCTGTTGCTATTATTGTTGGTCTTTGTGCCGTAGGTACTGCAATTGGTTTTGCTATTCTTGGTGGTAAATTCCTAGAAGGCGCTGCGCGTCAACCTGAAATGGCTCCAATGCTACAAGTTAAGATGTTCATCATCGCTGGTCTACTGGATGCTGTTCCAATGATCGGTATCGTAATCGCACTACTATTCACGTTTGCTAACCCATTTGTTGGTCAACTAGCAGGCTAA
- the atpA gene encoding F0F1 ATP synthase subunit alpha — MQLNSTEISDLIKQRIESFDVVSEARNEGTIVSVSDGILSIHGLADVMQGEMIELPGGRYALALNLNRDSVGAVVMGPYADLQEGMKVTGTGRILEVPVGPEMLGRVVNTLGEPIDGKGPIEAKLTSPVEIIAPGVIDRKSVDQPVQTGYKSVDSMIPIGRGQRELVIGDRQTGKTAMAIDAIINQKDSGIFSIYVAIGQKASTIANVVRKLEEHGALANTVVVVASASESAALQYLAPYAGCAMGEYFRDRGEDALIVYDDLSKQAVAYRQISLLLKRPPGREAFPGDVFYLHSRLLERAARVSEAYVEKFTNGEVTGKTGSLTALPIIETQAGDVSAFVPTNVISITDGQIFLQTELFNAGVRPAVDPGISVSRVGGSAQTKIIKKLSGGIRTALAQYRELAAFAQFSSDLDEATKKQLDHGQKVTELMKQKQYAPMSVFDQALVIFAAERGYLQDVELSKVLDFEAALLSFARGQYADLATQIDTTGAFNKEIEAELKKLVDDFKATQTW, encoded by the coding sequence ATGCAACTTAATTCCACTGAAATTAGCGATCTAATTAAACAACGTATTGAATCTTTCGACGTTGTTAGTGAAGCTCGCAATGAAGGTACTATCGTTTCTGTAAGCGATGGCATCCTTAGCATCCACGGCCTAGCGGACGTGATGCAAGGTGAAATGATCGAACTACCGGGTGGCCGTTACGCTCTAGCACTAAACTTGAACCGTGATTCGGTTGGTGCTGTTGTAATGGGCCCGTATGCTGACCTACAGGAAGGCATGAAAGTTACAGGTACTGGTCGTATTCTAGAAGTACCAGTAGGTCCTGAAATGCTTGGTCGTGTTGTAAACACGCTAGGTGAGCCAATTGATGGTAAAGGTCCAATCGAAGCTAAATTGACTTCGCCTGTAGAAATTATCGCACCAGGTGTAATCGACCGTAAATCGGTAGATCAACCTGTTCAAACTGGTTACAAGTCTGTTGACTCAATGATCCCTATCGGTCGTGGTCAACGTGAACTAGTAATCGGTGACCGTCAGACTGGTAAAACAGCAATGGCGATCGATGCGATTATTAACCAAAAAGATTCTGGTATTTTCTCTATCTACGTAGCTATCGGCCAAAAAGCGTCGACTATTGCTAACGTAGTTCGCAAACTAGAAGAGCACGGCGCACTAGCAAACACAGTTGTTGTTGTTGCATCTGCTTCTGAATCTGCAGCGCTGCAATACCTTGCACCGTATGCTGGTTGTGCGATGGGCGAATACTTCCGTGATCGCGGTGAAGATGCACTGATTGTTTATGATGATCTATCTAAGCAAGCTGTAGCTTACCGTCAAATCTCGCTACTACTTAAGCGTCCACCAGGTCGTGAAGCGTTCCCAGGTGATGTTTTCTACCTTCACTCTCGTCTACTAGAGCGTGCTGCTCGTGTAAGCGAAGCATACGTAGAAAAATTCACTAACGGTGAAGTGACAGGCAAGACTGGTTCTTTAACTGCTCTACCTATCATCGAAACGCAAGCTGGTGACGTATCTGCATTCGTACCAACGAACGTAATCTCGATTACTGATGGTCAGATCTTCCTACAAACTGAGCTATTCAACGCGGGCGTACGTCCAGCTGTTGACCCAGGTATCTCAGTTTCTCGTGTAGGTGGTTCGGCGCAGACTAAAATCATCAAGAAGCTATCTGGCGGTATCCGTACTGCTCTAGCTCAATACCGTGAACTTGCAGCATTTGCTCAGTTCTCTTCGGATCTTGATGAAGCGACTAAGAAGCAGCTAGACCACGGTCAAAAAGTTACAGAACTGATGAAGCAGAAGCAATACGCTCCTATGTCTGTATTTGACCAAGCTCTAGTAATCTTCGCTGCAGAGCGTGGATACCTTCAAGACGTTGAACTTTCTAAAGTTCTAGACTTTGAAGCTGCTTTACTGTCGTTTGCTCGTGGTCAATATGCCGATCTAGCAACACAGATCGACACAACGGGTGCTTTCAATAAAGAAATCGAAGCTGAGCTGAAGAAGCTTGTTGACGATTTCAAGGC
- the atpB gene encoding F0F1 ATP synthase subunit A, whose translation MAAPTASGYIEHHLQNLSLAKFGLVEETSFWNVHIDSLFFSVLTGMLFLWVFRSVAKKATVGVPGKLQCFVEMVVEFVGDNVKETFHGRNPLIAPLALTIFCWIIIMNLMDLVPIDFLPYPAEHWLGIPYLKVVPTADVNITMAMALGVFALMIYYSIKVKGLGGFAKELALHPFNHPIMIPFNLVLEVISLLAKPLSLGMRLFGNMFAGEVVFILIAAMLPWYLQWVGALPWAIFHILVILIQAFVFMMLTIVYLSMAHEDSDH comes from the coding sequence ATGGCTGCGCCAACAGCATCCGGATACATTGAGCACCACTTACAAAACCTTTCTTTAGCTAAGTTTGGTCTTGTAGAGGAGACAAGTTTCTGGAACGTACATATAGACAGTCTGTTTTTTTCGGTGTTGACAGGGATGTTATTCCTTTGGGTTTTTCGCTCAGTCGCTAAGAAAGCAACAGTAGGTGTACCTGGTAAGCTTCAGTGTTTTGTTGAAATGGTAGTGGAATTCGTTGGTGACAACGTTAAAGAAACTTTCCATGGCCGCAACCCTCTGATTGCCCCACTAGCACTGACTATATTCTGCTGGATTATCATTATGAACTTGATGGACTTAGTGCCTATCGATTTCTTACCATATCCTGCAGAGCATTGGCTAGGTATCCCTTACTTGAAAGTGGTTCCTACAGCTGATGTAAATATAACAATGGCAATGGCTTTAGGTGTTTTTGCTCTGATGATCTACTACAGCATCAAAGTGAAAGGTCTAGGCGGATTTGCTAAAGAATTGGCACTGCATCCATTTAATCACCCAATCATGATTCCATTTAACTTGGTACTTGAGGTAATTTCGTTATTAGCGAAGCCACTATCTCTAGGTATGCGTTTATTTGGTAATATGTTTGCGGGTGAGGTGGTGTTTATTCTTATCGCGGCAATGCTACCGTGGTACTTACAATGGGTAGGTGCACTACCTTGGGCTATCTTCCATATCTTGGTTATTTTGATTCAAGCGTTTGTTTTCATGATGTTGACAATCGTTTACTTATCAATGGCTCATGAAGATAGTGATCACTAA